A section of the Virgibacillus sp. NKC19-3 genome encodes:
- a CDS encoding YaaC family protein yields MEKRTVESLYTYLRTLQTSQIFLKKCYRDLPNSDANAKSFENSGTFMYYLDHGSIFLTEGEHADIRLKPMLYFYGLVHLLKACLLTNRPDYPESTAVLAHGVTARKRKKKNYSFTGDEVKIQQNGLFCYAYNHLFHAETPPFQKINMNLLLGLIPEMNDFYSYRKEVKSISIGKKGATNITFPLHLLDSYHLTKTAFIQRLRIYLPAMLDIKTSNDRLHIKLEKPLQHITGPFYVHLDKQEIYFPCSRDYYLSINEIMVHYLLLYNLSMISRYETEYWGELISTKSEQDYAIISHYVNIAAEKIYFLIGEWLYERAPETE; encoded by the coding sequence ATGGAGAAAAGGACAGTGGAATCACTTTATACCTATTTACGAACACTGCAAACAAGCCAGATCTTTTTGAAAAAATGCTACAGGGATCTGCCCAATAGCGATGCAAATGCCAAAAGCTTTGAAAACAGTGGAACATTTATGTATTACCTGGATCATGGAAGTATTTTTTTAACAGAAGGGGAGCATGCAGATATTCGGTTGAAGCCAATGTTATATTTTTATGGCCTCGTCCATTTGCTAAAGGCATGCCTCCTTACAAACCGCCCCGATTATCCGGAATCCACAGCAGTCCTGGCGCATGGTGTAACGGCCAGAAAACGTAAGAAAAAGAACTATTCTTTTACAGGAGATGAAGTGAAAATCCAACAAAATGGTCTATTCTGTTATGCCTACAACCACCTATTCCATGCAGAAACCCCGCCATTCCAAAAGATTAACATGAATCTATTGCTTGGATTAATCCCTGAAATGAATGATTTTTACTCCTATCGGAAAGAGGTAAAAAGTATTTCGATCGGTAAAAAAGGAGCCACAAACATAACGTTTCCACTTCACCTGCTGGATAGCTATCATTTAACAAAGACCGCATTCATACAGCGTCTCCGTATTTATTTACCAGCTATGCTGGATATAAAAACTTCAAATGACCGGCTTCATATTAAACTGGAAAAACCATTGCAGCATATAACCGGTCCGTTTTACGTCCATCTTGATAAACAAGAAATATACTTTCCTTGTTCCCGCGACTATTACCTATCTATAAATGAAATCATGGTCCATTATTTATTATTATATAATTTAAGCATGATCAGCCGCTATGAGACAGAATATTGGGGAGAGCTTATATCCACCAAATCGGAACAGGATTATGCAATCATTTCCCATTACGTCAATATAGCCGCTGAAAAGATATATTTTTTAATCGGAGAATGGCTGTATGAAAGGGCCCCTGAAACGGAATGA
- the guaB gene encoding IMP dehydrogenase, translated as MREDKFAKEGLTFDDVLLMPDKSDVLPKHVQIATTLTDDLKLKAPFISAGMDTVTEAEMAIAMARQGGFGVIHKNMSIEDQAEQVDRVKRSESGVITNPFFLTPEHQVYDAEHLMGKFRISGVPIVNTIEEQKLVGILTNRDLRFIQDYSIMISEVMTSTNLVTAPVGTTLKEAEELLQKHRIEKLPLLDEKGILKGLITIKDIEKVIEFPNAAKDAQGRLIAGAAVGVTGDGMKRIEKLVDAGVDVIVIDTAHGHSGGVINQVKAVRETYPELTIIAGNVATAEATEELIKAGASIVKVGIGPGSICTTRVVAGVGVPQITAIHDCATVAEEYGVPIIADGGIKYSGDIVKALAAGAHAVMVGSMFAGVAESPGQTEIFQGRQYKVYRGMGSVGAMEAGSKDRYFQEGADVKKLVPEGIEGRVAYKGPIADTIHQLIGGLRSGMGYCGTSSIDSLRNDGRFIRITGAGLRESHPHDVQITKESPNYSV; from the coding sequence ATGCGGGAAGATAAATTTGCCAAAGAAGGATTAACATTCGATGATGTGTTGCTCATGCCAGATAAATCAGATGTATTGCCAAAGCATGTACAAATTGCAACAACCTTGACAGATGATCTGAAACTGAAGGCTCCTTTTATTAGTGCAGGGATGGATACTGTAACGGAAGCAGAAATGGCGATAGCAATGGCCCGTCAAGGCGGATTTGGTGTCATTCATAAAAATATGTCGATTGAAGATCAGGCAGAACAGGTGGATCGTGTCAAACGTTCGGAGAGTGGTGTGATAACCAATCCATTCTTCTTGACCCCAGAGCATCAAGTATATGATGCCGAGCATCTTATGGGTAAATTCCGCATTTCAGGTGTACCGATTGTGAATACCATTGAGGAGCAAAAATTAGTCGGTATTTTGACGAATCGAGATTTGCGTTTTATCCAGGATTATTCCATTATGATCTCCGAGGTTATGACAAGTACAAACCTTGTCACAGCACCAGTAGGGACAACATTAAAAGAGGCTGAGGAGCTGCTGCAAAAACACAGAATTGAAAAACTGCCACTTTTAGATGAAAAAGGGATTCTAAAAGGCTTAATTACCATCAAAGATATTGAAAAGGTCATTGAATTCCCAAATGCTGCCAAAGATGCTCAAGGTAGACTTATTGCAGGTGCTGCCGTAGGGGTTACTGGTGATGGTATGAAGCGGATTGAGAAATTAGTTGATGCCGGTGTTGATGTTATTGTTATTGATACAGCACATGGGCATTCAGGTGGCGTTATAAATCAAGTGAAGGCTGTTCGGGAGACTTATCCGGAACTTACGATCATCGCCGGAAATGTAGCTACAGCTGAAGCAACGGAAGAATTAATTAAAGCGGGTGCATCTATCGTTAAAGTAGGAATAGGCCCGGGATCGATTTGTACCACCCGTGTTGTTGCAGGTGTCGGTGTTCCACAAATAACAGCAATCCATGATTGTGCTACTGTTGCGGAGGAGTACGGGGTTCCAATCATTGCAGATGGTGGAATTAAATATTCCGGTGATATTGTGAAGGCACTAGCTGCAGGTGCACATGCTGTGATGGTCGGCAGCATGTTTGCAGGGGTTGCTGAAAGCCCTGGCCAAACAGAAATTTTCCAAGGACGGCAATACAAAGTTTACCGTGGCATGGGGTCCGTTGGTGCCATGGAAGCTGGCTCCAAAGATCGCTACTTCCAAGAAGGAGCTGACGTGAAGAAGCTTGTCCCAGAAGGTATTGAAGGCAGAGTCGCTTATAAAGGGCCGATTGCCGACACCATTCACCAATTAATTGGAGGCTTGCGTTCAGGCATGGGCTATTGTGGTACAAGTTCGATTGATTCCCTGCGTAATGACGGGCGGTTTATCCGTATTACAGGAGCAGGCCTGAGAGAAAGCCACCCACATGATGTACAAATAACGAAAGAATCACCGAATTATTCGGTATAG
- a CDS encoding serine hydrolase, whose translation MKQIKKRLLFLIASLVLITSVMVQPFSTQAADTLDLDAESAILVDAETGKILYAKDPDVALPPASMTKMMTEYLVLEAIDSGDISWDTTAEISDYAYSISANASFSGVGLEQDKEYTVHDLYDAMAVNSDNATTIALAELIAGTETEFVALMNEKADELGLPEYKFVNSTGLDNSSLDDNRPEGTDADETNLLSAESSALLAYHLVNKFPEALEISSQPEIEFEGESLDNWNWMLPHEATFLEQFYYEGMDGLKTGNTDLAGYTFTGTAERNGKRLISVVMKTESEAERFNQTEKLMDYGFEQFETTELFPAGYQVENESSIPVAKGKEDALNISTAESFTVPIKSGEEEQYSVDYTIDEDYLNEDGALTAPIEEGESIGTAELVYDGEADYGYIFDDNRNTVDLVANESVEKSNWFMLTLGAIGDFFANLFTSSVDWIKGLF comes from the coding sequence GTGAAACAGATAAAAAAAAGGTTACTATTTTTAATTGCAAGTCTCGTGTTGATAACGTCGGTAATGGTACAACCATTTTCAACTCAAGCTGCAGATACATTGGATTTAGATGCAGAATCAGCGATTTTAGTTGATGCCGAAACTGGTAAAATATTATACGCAAAAGACCCGGATGTAGCCTTGCCACCAGCCAGTATGACGAAAATGATGACAGAATATCTTGTGCTTGAGGCGATTGATTCCGGTGATATTAGTTGGGATACAACAGCTGAGATCAGTGATTATGCGTACAGCATTTCTGCTAATGCATCATTTTCCGGCGTAGGTTTAGAGCAGGACAAAGAGTATACAGTTCATGACTTGTATGACGCTATGGCAGTTAATTCAGATAATGCTACAACAATTGCACTTGCTGAGCTGATAGCAGGAACAGAAACTGAATTTGTCGCTTTAATGAATGAAAAAGCGGATGAATTAGGTCTTCCTGAATATAAGTTTGTCAATTCAACCGGCTTGGATAATTCATCCTTGGATGATAATCGTCCGGAGGGTACGGATGCAGACGAAACAAATTTATTATCAGCTGAATCGTCTGCCTTGCTTGCTTATCATTTAGTGAATAAATTTCCGGAGGCTTTGGAGATATCCAGTCAACCGGAAATAGAATTTGAAGGTGAAAGTCTAGATAATTGGAATTGGATGCTTCCACATGAAGCTACATTCCTGGAACAATTTTATTATGAAGGTATGGATGGACTGAAGACAGGAAATACAGATCTAGCTGGCTATACGTTTACAGGAACAGCAGAACGTAATGGGAAACGTTTAATTTCAGTAGTGATGAAAACAGAAAGTGAAGCAGAACGTTTTAACCAAACAGAAAAACTGATGGATTATGGCTTTGAACAATTTGAAACCACTGAATTATTTCCTGCCGGCTATCAGGTAGAGAATGAATCCAGTATTCCGGTAGCGAAAGGAAAAGAAGATGCCTTGAATATTTCCACAGCGGAAAGTTTCACGGTTCCAATCAAATCCGGAGAAGAAGAACAATATAGCGTGGACTATACGATTGACGAAGATTATTTAAACGAAGATGGAGCGTTAACTGCACCAATTGAAGAAGGCGAATCAATAGGAACAGCAGAGCTTGTGTATGATGGGGAAGCGGATTATGGTTATATTTTTGATGATAACCGTAATACAGTTGATCTTGTGGCAAATGAATCCGTGGAAAAAAGTAATTGGTTTATGCTTACATTAGGTGCAATTGGCGACTTTTTCGCAAATTTATTCACTTCATCTGTGGATTGGATTAAAGGGTTATTTTAA
- the pdxS gene encoding pyridoxal 5'-phosphate synthase lyase subunit PdxS gives MVHTGTERVKRGMAEMQKGGVIMDVVNAKQAKIAEEAGAVAVMALERVPSDIRAAGGVARMADPTVTEEVMNAVSIPVMAKGRIGHIVEARVLEAMGVDYIDESEVLTPADDVFHLNKSDYTVPFVCGCRNLGEAMRRIGEGASMLRTKGEPGTGNIVEAVRHMRQVQSEIRKLTAMSEDEVMTFAKEIGAPYELLLEVREEGRLPVVNFAAGGIATPSDAALMMELGADGVFVGSGIFKSDHPEKFAKAIVEATTHYTDYKLISELSKGLGTAMKGLEMSTIEGHDRMQDRSE, from the coding sequence ATGGTTCATACAGGAACAGAACGAGTAAAACGTGGGATGGCAGAAATGCAAAAGGGCGGCGTTATTATGGACGTTGTCAATGCTAAGCAGGCAAAAATAGCCGAAGAGGCTGGGGCAGTTGCTGTTATGGCATTGGAGCGTGTTCCATCTGATATTCGTGCGGCAGGTGGTGTAGCACGTATGGCTGATCCTACTGTTACAGAAGAAGTTATGAATGCTGTATCGATTCCGGTTATGGCAAAGGGACGCATTGGTCATATTGTTGAGGCGCGTGTTTTAGAGGCAATGGGCGTTGACTATATTGATGAAAGCGAAGTGTTGACACCGGCCGATGATGTCTTTCATCTGAATAAATCAGATTATACGGTACCATTCGTATGTGGCTGCCGTAATCTAGGGGAAGCTATGCGTCGTATTGGTGAAGGTGCTTCTATGCTTCGGACAAAAGGAGAGCCCGGTACAGGTAATATTGTTGAAGCGGTTCGTCATATGCGCCAAGTGCAATCTGAAATTCGCAAGTTAACGGCAATGTCTGAGGATGAAGTGATGACATTTGCAAAGGAAATTGGAGCCCCATATGAATTATTATTGGAAGTTCGCGAGGAAGGTCGCCTTCCCGTTGTGAACTTTGCAGCAGGTGGTATTGCAACTCCAAGTGACGCAGCGTTAATGATGGAATTAGGAGCAGATGGTGTATTTGTTGGATCCGGTATTTTCAAGTCCGATCATCCGGAAAAATTCGCAAAGGCCATTGTTGAAGCGACAACTCATTATACGGACTACAAATTGATTAGTGAGCTTTCAAAAGGGCTTGGTACGGCTATGAAGGGTCTGGAAATGAGTACGATCGAAGGACATGACCGTATGCAGGATCGCAGCGAATAG
- the pdxT gene encoding pyridoxal 5'-phosphate synthase glutaminase subunit PdxT, with product MTTIGVLALQGAVREHIRSIEACGAKAMEIKRKEELEDIDGLILPGGESTTMRRLIDSYGFFEAIQEFGKQGKPVFGTCAGLILMASELEGEETSHLGLIDMKVARNAFGRQVASFEAALTITDVADDFNAVFIRAPYVTEVGTDAEILAAHAGQIVAVKQGHYICTAFHPELTDDNRVIAYFVEMVEKSIQTLAS from the coding sequence ATGACAACAATTGGTGTACTTGCCTTGCAAGGTGCAGTTCGTGAACATATTCGGTCGATTGAAGCTTGTGGCGCAAAAGCCATGGAAATAAAGCGTAAGGAAGAACTCGAGGATATTGATGGTTTGATTTTGCCAGGCGGGGAAAGCACAACAATGCGCCGTTTGATTGATAGCTACGGCTTTTTTGAAGCCATTCAGGAATTTGGCAAGCAAGGTAAACCTGTGTTTGGTACCTGTGCCGGTCTGATTTTAATGGCAAGTGAATTGGAAGGTGAGGAAACCTCTCATCTAGGCTTAATCGATATGAAGGTAGCTCGTAATGCATTCGGACGCCAAGTAGCAAGCTTTGAAGCTGCGCTTACGATTACGGATGTGGCGGATGACTTTAATGCTGTATTTATTCGAGCCCCCTATGTGACAGAAGTGGGTACTGATGCAGAGATCCTTGCAGCGCATGCAGGGCAAATTGTGGCAGTGAAACAGGGGCATTATATTTGTACTGCATTCCACCCCGAGCTAACGGACGATAATCGTGTTATTGCATATTTCGTGGAAATGGTGGAAAAATCAATACAAACACTTGCATCTTAA
- the serS gene encoding serine--tRNA ligase — MLDMKFLRNNFDDVKEKLSKRGEDLSALDRFGELDGQRRDLIAEVEKRKARRNETSKQISALKKEKKDAEPAIKEMREVGEQISTLDKELKEVEGQLDSIMLSIPNIPHESVPIGEDEDDNIEVRTWGDFPEFSFETQAHWDIATNLDILDFEAAGKVTGSRFVFYKGLGARLERALLNFMMDLHADEHGYAEMLPPYMVNRASLTGTGQLPKFEEDAFHISDWDYFLVPTAEVPVTNYHRGEILPSASLPKKYVAFSTNFRSEAGSAGRDTRGLIRQHQFNKVELVHFTKPEDSYETLETLTGNAENVLQLLNLPYRVMSMCTGDLGFTAAKKYDIEVWIPSQDTYREISSCSNFEAFQARRAGIRFRRDEKGKPEFVHTLNGSGLAIGRTVAAILENYQQEDGSVIVPEVLRSYMGGKDVIK, encoded by the coding sequence ATGTTAGATATGAAATTTTTACGGAATAATTTTGATGATGTCAAGGAGAAGCTTTCTAAGCGTGGTGAGGATTTATCTGCATTGGATAGGTTTGGGGAACTTGACGGGCAACGCCGCGATTTAATTGCTGAGGTAGAGAAACGAAAAGCGAGACGTAACGAAACGTCCAAACAGATTTCAGCCTTAAAAAAAGAAAAAAAGGATGCAGAACCAGCTATCAAGGAAATGCGAGAGGTTGGCGAGCAAATTTCTACGCTTGATAAAGAGCTGAAGGAAGTGGAAGGACAATTAGATTCGATCATGCTCTCCATCCCTAATATCCCACATGAAAGTGTACCAATTGGAGAAGATGAGGACGATAATATAGAGGTGCGTACATGGGGGGATTTTCCGGAGTTTTCCTTTGAGACCCAGGCTCATTGGGATATTGCAACAAATCTAGATATATTGGATTTTGAAGCAGCTGGAAAAGTCACAGGAAGTAGGTTTGTCTTTTATAAGGGACTTGGTGCGAGACTGGAGCGTGCACTTTTGAATTTCATGATGGATTTACATGCAGATGAACATGGTTATGCGGAAATGTTACCGCCATATATGGTAAACCGTGCAAGTTTGACAGGTACCGGACAGTTGCCTAAATTTGAAGAAGATGCGTTTCATATTTCAGATTGGGATTACTTTTTAGTTCCGACAGCGGAAGTTCCTGTAACGAATTATCATCGTGGGGAAATTTTACCCTCAGCGTCTCTACCAAAAAAATATGTCGCATTCAGTACTAATTTCCGTTCAGAAGCGGGGTCTGCCGGCCGCGATACACGTGGATTAATCCGTCAGCATCAGTTTAACAAGGTTGAGCTTGTACATTTTACAAAACCGGAAGACTCTTATGAAACGCTAGAGACGTTAACTGGGAATGCGGAAAATGTATTACAGTTGTTGAATCTACCATACCGTGTGATGAGTATGTGCACAGGTGATTTAGGTTTTACCGCAGCGAAAAAGTACGATATTGAAGTATGGATCCCTAGTCAGGATACGTATCGCGAAATTTCTTCATGCTCCAATTTTGAAGCTTTCCAAGCAAGACGTGCAGGCATCCGTTTTCGGCGAGATGAAAAGGGAAAGCCGGAATTCGTTCATACGCTTAATGGATCCGGACTCGCCATCGGTCGCACAGTCGCAGCTATTTTAGAAAATTACCAGCAGGAAGACGGATCAGTAATCGTTCCTGAAGTGTTGCGATCTTATATGGGTGGGAAGGATGTTATAAAGTAA
- a CDS encoding methionine ABC transporter ATP-binding protein, which yields MITFEHMTKVYQGTSQEVKALDDVNLHIEKGEIYGVIGFSGAGKSSLIRCANLLERPTSGKVIVNHQDLLSLSTKDLREAKRNIGMIFQHFNLLNSKTIFTNVAMPLLLTKTPKEEINKRVYELLEFVGLRDKADNYPDQLSGGQKQRVGIARSLATQPEVLLCDEATSALDPETTNSILKLLKRVNQEYNITILIITHEMAVIREICDKVAVLDNGKVVESGSVFDVFSQPKTEVAHNFVRSVMHDEIPESVHQLLQRQDGDHQIYRIVFTGESTGAPLLSQIAKHFNVEVNVLFGSITELQGTPFGNLIVKFEGDEKEINRVIMHVHQKKVTIKEVLADVS from the coding sequence TTGATTACATTTGAACATATGACAAAGGTTTATCAGGGTACGTCTCAAGAAGTGAAGGCCTTAGATGATGTTAATCTGCATATTGAAAAAGGCGAAATATATGGTGTGATCGGCTTCAGTGGTGCTGGGAAGAGTTCATTAATTCGGTGTGCCAATCTACTTGAGCGTCCGACATCGGGGAAGGTTATTGTGAATCATCAAGATCTATTAAGCCTTTCAACGAAGGATTTAAGGGAAGCCAAACGTAATATTGGAATGATTTTCCAGCACTTCAATTTATTGAATTCGAAAACGATTTTTACAAATGTAGCAATGCCTTTGTTACTTACCAAAACACCAAAAGAAGAAATAAACAAAAGGGTTTATGAACTGTTGGAGTTCGTTGGATTACGTGATAAGGCGGATAACTATCCAGATCAGTTATCCGGCGGACAGAAACAGCGTGTAGGCATTGCACGATCACTCGCTACACAGCCTGAAGTTCTGTTATGTGATGAGGCGACGTCAGCTCTGGATCCGGAAACAACCAATTCAATTTTGAAGCTATTGAAGCGCGTCAATCAGGAGTATAATATTACGATATTAATTATTACGCATGAGATGGCGGTTATTCGTGAAATTTGCGATAAAGTAGCGGTGCTGGATAATGGAAAAGTAGTTGAGTCAGGCTCTGTATTCGATGTGTTTTCCCAGCCTAAAACAGAGGTTGCCCATAATTTTGTCCGTTCCGTTATGCATGATGAGATACCTGAATCGGTGCACCAACTGCTTCAAAGGCAAGACGGGGATCATCAAATTTATCGCATTGTATTTACCGGTGAGTCAACAGGAGCACCACTGCTTTCCCAAATAGCGAAACATTTTAATGTCGAAGTGAATGTATTATTTGGAAGTATTACCGAATTACAAGGGACACCATTTGGCAATTTGATTGTGAAATTTGAAGGGGACGAAAAGGAGATTAATCGTGTCATCATGCATGTTCATCAGAAAAAAGTAACGATAAAGGAAGTGTTAGCAGATGTTAGTTGA
- a CDS encoding methionine ABC transporter permease, whose product MLVDWQQISGALWETTIMVIVSLLFAAIIGLPLGILLVVTRKGHLWENKIVFTILNAIVNIFRSIPFIILMVAIIPFTRLVVGTSIGTAAAIVPMILFSGPYIARLIESSLLEVDPGVMDAAQSMGATPVQIITRFLIPEALSSLMLGLTIATIGLVGASAMAGAVGGGGLGDLAITFGYQRFDTIVMLITVGILVIMVQGLQSAGNILSKKIRRR is encoded by the coding sequence ATGTTAGTTGATTGGCAGCAAATTTCAGGCGCATTATGGGAAACAACTATCATGGTAATTGTCTCTTTACTATTTGCCGCTATCATAGGATTGCCGTTAGGAATTTTACTTGTTGTAACACGAAAAGGGCATTTATGGGAGAATAAAATAGTTTTTACCATTTTAAACGCTATCGTAAATATTTTCCGATCCATCCCGTTTATTATTTTAATGGTTGCAATCATTCCATTCACCCGCTTAGTTGTTGGAACGTCGATTGGAACTGCGGCTGCAATTGTGCCAATGATACTTTTTTCAGGGCCTTATATTGCAAGATTAATAGAAAGTTCCTTGCTTGAAGTTGATCCGGGTGTGATGGATGCTGCCCAGTCGATGGGTGCTACGCCTGTACAAATCATTACTCGCTTTCTTATTCCTGAAGCATTAAGCTCGCTTATGCTCGGTCTAACCATTGCAACGATCGGTTTGGTTGGTGCTTCTGCAATGGCTGGGGCCGTCGGCGGTGGGGGGCTTGGCGATCTAGCAATTACATTTGGGTATCAGCGCTTTGACACAATTGTCATGTTAATCACCGTTGGTATTCTTGTCATTATGGTCCAAGGGTTACAGTCAGCCGGAAATATATTATCGAAAAAAATTAGAAGAAGATAG